In Hydrogenispora ethanolica, one genomic interval encodes:
- the serS gene encoding serine--tRNA ligase, with protein MLDIQYIRSHPDIVKKAVADKLLNSDIDRLLEVDRRIRETTAAVDRLRAERNKLSRNMSGEARTAREAAGVRGRAIKTKLAALEEGLAGLKREYDGLMLTVPSIPAPEVPLGKGEADNVEIRRWGTLPRFDFAPRDHMAIAEGLDLVDVPRAVKFAGSRSYFLKNEGVLLEMAICRFVLDQLIAKGFTPVTVPLMVKESAMLGTGYFPLGYEQAYRIPEDELFLIGTSEVSLVSYHRNEVLNLEELPRRYAGYSTCFRREAGTYGKDTRGLYRVHQFQKVEQVVIGRADDAEAERLHYEILGNTEAILQALELPYRVALACTGEIGLGQVRKHEVETWMPSRNGYCETHSCSTLNDFQARRSGIRYRDEDGTLRYVYTLNNTGIASPRILIPLLEIYQNEDGSVTVPRVLRPYLNQREKIGPKPR; from the coding sequence ATGTTGGACATTCAATATATCCGGAGCCATCCGGATATCGTCAAGAAGGCCGTGGCCGACAAACTGCTGAATAGCGATATTGATCGACTGCTGGAGGTGGACCGGCGGATCCGGGAGACCACGGCCGCAGTCGACCGGCTGCGGGCCGAACGGAACAAACTCTCCCGGAATATGTCCGGAGAAGCCAGAACGGCGCGCGAGGCTGCCGGCGTCAGAGGGAGAGCCATCAAGACCAAACTGGCTGCGCTGGAAGAAGGACTCGCCGGCTTGAAACGGGAGTACGACGGCTTGATGCTGACGGTTCCGAGCATTCCCGCGCCGGAAGTGCCGCTGGGCAAGGGAGAAGCCGACAATGTGGAGATCCGCCGTTGGGGTACGTTGCCCCGTTTTGACTTTGCGCCGCGCGATCATATGGCCATCGCCGAAGGCCTCGACCTGGTGGATGTCCCCCGGGCGGTCAAGTTTGCCGGCAGCCGTTCCTATTTTCTGAAGAACGAGGGCGTACTGTTGGAGATGGCCATCTGCCGTTTCGTGCTGGATCAATTGATCGCCAAGGGTTTCACACCGGTCACGGTGCCGTTGATGGTCAAAGAGAGCGCCATGTTGGGAACGGGCTATTTCCCGCTCGGCTATGAGCAGGCGTACCGGATCCCCGAGGATGAACTGTTCCTGATCGGCACGTCGGAGGTGTCGCTGGTCTCCTACCATCGGAACGAGGTGTTGAACCTGGAGGAGCTACCGAGACGGTATGCCGGGTATTCAACCTGTTTCCGGCGGGAGGCCGGGACCTACGGCAAGGATACGCGGGGCTTATACCGGGTGCATCAGTTTCAAAAGGTCGAGCAGGTCGTCATCGGCCGGGCGGACGATGCGGAAGCGGAGCGCCTGCATTATGAGATCCTGGGCAATACCGAGGCCATCCTCCAGGCACTGGAACTTCCCTACCGGGTGGCCCTGGCCTGCACCGGAGAGATCGGCCTCGGACAGGTGCGGAAACATGAGGTGGAGACCTGGATGCCCAGCCGCAACGGCTACTGCGAGACTCACTCCTGTTCCACGCTGAATGATTTTCAAGCGCGGCGTTCCGGCATCCGGTACCGGGATGAGGATGGAACGCTGCGCTATGTTTATACCTTGAACAACACCGGGATTGCCTCGCCGCGAATCCTCATCCCGCTCCTAGAGATTTATCAGAACGAGGACGGCAGCGTGACCGTGCCCCGGGTTCTCCGGCCCTACCTGAATCAGCGGGAAAAGATTGGCCCGAAGCCGCGGTAG
- the htpG gene encoding molecular chaperone HtpG, which translates to MATKQFQAESKRLLELMINSIYTHREIFLRELISNASDAIDKLYYKTLSDESLSFDREKYYIKIAADKDQRLLTISDTGIGMTEAELEDNLGVIAKSGSLAFKKENELKDGYDIIGQFGVGFYSAFMVADTVTVISRPFGSDQAYRWESKGAEGYAIEPCQKDTVGTEIRLLIKQNTEDENYDEYLEEYRLKSLIKKYSDFIRYPIKMDVSVSKLKEGSDKEYEEHREEQTINSMVPIWRKNKNELTDEDYNNFYSEKHYGFDKPVKHIHIRADGAVSYTAILFIPEKIPFDYYTREYEKGLELYSNGVLIMNKCADLLPDYFSFVKGLVDSEDLSLNISRELLQHDRQLQLIAKNIRTKVKNELLDLLKNQREQYEGFYQSFGKQLKFGVYNDFGANKELLQDLLMFYSSKEKKLVTLDEYIARMAEDQKYIYYATGDSVARIEKLPQTELVAEKGYEILYLTEDVDEFALKIMSAYKEKEFKSVSSSDLGIEDQAAADKDAADAAHTELFARMKTILTDKVKDIRVSKRLKSHPVCLASDGEISIEMEKVLNAMPNGQGIKADKVLEINRDHEVFKALQEAYEKDPAKLDLFTKLLYNQALLIEGLPIQDPVEFTNDICKLMV; encoded by the coding sequence GTGGCAACCAAACAGTTTCAAGCGGAGTCGAAGCGACTGCTGGAGTTGATGATTAACTCCATCTACACCCACCGGGAGATCTTCCTGCGGGAGCTCATCTCCAATGCGAGCGACGCGATTGACAAGTTGTATTATAAAACCTTATCCGATGAATCATTAAGTTTCGACCGGGAGAAATATTACATCAAGATCGCCGCGGACAAGGACCAGCGGCTCCTGACCATCAGCGACACCGGCATCGGGATGACCGAAGCAGAACTCGAGGACAATCTGGGGGTCATCGCCAAAAGCGGTTCCCTGGCGTTCAAGAAAGAGAATGAACTGAAGGACGGCTACGATATTATCGGGCAGTTCGGCGTGGGGTTCTATTCGGCGTTTATGGTCGCGGACACGGTGACGGTGATCAGCCGGCCCTTCGGCAGCGATCAGGCCTACCGCTGGGAGTCCAAAGGGGCCGAGGGGTATGCCATCGAGCCGTGCCAGAAGGATACCGTCGGTACGGAGATTCGTCTGCTGATCAAGCAGAACACCGAGGATGAGAATTACGACGAGTATTTGGAGGAATACCGCTTAAAGAGCCTGATCAAGAAGTATTCCGACTTCATCCGCTATCCGATCAAAATGGACGTCAGCGTCAGCAAGCTCAAAGAAGGCAGCGACAAGGAGTATGAGGAGCATCGCGAGGAGCAGACCATCAACAGCATGGTCCCGATCTGGCGCAAGAACAAAAACGAGCTGACCGACGAAGACTACAACAACTTCTATTCCGAAAAACACTACGGCTTCGACAAGCCGGTCAAACATATCCATATCCGCGCCGACGGGGCGGTGAGCTATACCGCCATCCTGTTCATCCCGGAGAAGATTCCCTTCGACTACTACACCCGGGAATACGAAAAAGGCTTGGAGCTTTATTCCAACGGCGTGTTGATCATGAATAAATGCGCCGACCTGTTGCCGGACTATTTCAGCTTTGTCAAGGGCCTGGTGGACTCCGAGGATCTGTCGCTGAACATCTCCAGAGAGCTGCTCCAGCACGACCGGCAGCTCCAGCTGATCGCCAAGAATATTCGGACCAAGGTCAAGAACGAACTGCTCGATCTCTTGAAGAACCAGCGCGAGCAGTACGAGGGATTCTATCAGTCCTTCGGGAAACAGCTGAAGTTCGGAGTCTACAATGATTTCGGCGCCAATAAGGAACTGCTGCAGGATCTGCTGATGTTCTATTCGTCCAAGGAAAAGAAGCTGGTCACCCTGGATGAATACATCGCGCGGATGGCGGAGGACCAGAAGTACATCTACTACGCCACCGGCGACTCGGTGGCCCGCATCGAAAAGCTGCCCCAAACCGAACTGGTGGCGGAGAAGGGCTATGAGATCCTGTACCTGACCGAGGATGTCGACGAGTTCGCCCTCAAGATCATGAGCGCCTACAAGGAAAAAGAGTTCAAGTCGGTATCCAGCAGTGATTTGGGCATCGAGGATCAAGCCGCTGCCGATAAGGACGCGGCCGATGCCGCCCATACCGAACTCTTCGCCCGGATGAAGACGATTCTGACCGACAAGGTCAAGGACATCCGGGTCTCCAAACGGCTCAAATCCCATCCGGTCTGCCTGGCCAGCGACGGCGAGATCTCCATCGAGATGGAGAAAGTGCTGAACGCCATGCCCAACGGCCAGGGCATCAAGGCCGACAAGGTCCTGGAGATCAACCGCGACCATGAGGTCTTCAAAGCCCTGCAGGAGGCTTATGAAAAAGACCCGGCCAAACTGGACCTCTTCACCAAGCTCCTTTATAATCAAGCGCTGCTCATTGAAGGTCTGCCCATCCAGGATCCGGTGGAATTCACCAACGATATCTGCAAGTTGATGGTATAA
- a CDS encoding substrate-binding domain-containing protein encodes MGKKVTVLLFLLFGLAAVWLVGQLNAILGNIAGRPSERGRRPAARYRIALIYPDSNPAFWRSITAGARSAARNQPVYVNFMKAVHGQELQMADYLRLAVVAGYNGIIVPGDDERIVPLIQMAWDSGIPTLMIASDLPDSPRLGYVGANNYRVGYVAGKKLLEGMARREPPRFAILSQLTGANMQLSVAESLKVFGFREAISAGGTIVPIWEKSNPTLIDSLIVVRSLLRKYPDLNGIYATYPEGTLAAARVAAERDAAKLRIIGHGDSTALRTDIRNGVVQASIVEYPYRMGNTAVREMLRYFREGRVHITSNIRVNLLDRAQLSRPAPGGRP; translated from the coding sequence ATGGGAAAAAAAGTAACCGTTCTCCTTTTTCTGCTCTTCGGATTGGCTGCTGTGTGGCTGGTGGGACAGCTCAACGCGATCCTCGGCAATATCGCCGGCCGTCCTTCGGAGCGCGGCCGGCGGCCGGCGGCGCGTTACCGGATCGCCTTGATTTACCCGGACAGCAATCCGGCTTTCTGGCGCTCGATCACCGCCGGGGCCAGGAGCGCCGCCCGGAACCAACCGGTATACGTCAATTTCATGAAGGCGGTCCACGGCCAGGAGCTTCAAATGGCCGATTATCTAAGGCTGGCCGTGGTGGCCGGTTATAACGGGATTATCGTTCCCGGCGACGACGAGCGAATCGTGCCCTTGATCCAAATGGCCTGGGACTCCGGGATCCCCACGCTGATGATCGCCTCCGATCTGCCCGACTCGCCGCGCCTGGGCTACGTGGGCGCTAATAATTACCGGGTCGGGTATGTCGCCGGGAAAAAGCTGCTGGAGGGGATGGCGCGGCGCGAGCCGCCCCGTTTTGCGATCCTGTCCCAGTTGACCGGGGCCAACATGCAGCTGTCGGTGGCGGAATCCCTGAAAGTCTTCGGGTTCCGGGAGGCCATCAGCGCCGGCGGGACCATCGTTCCGATCTGGGAGAAGTCCAATCCGACGCTGATCGATTCCTTAATCGTCGTACGCAGCCTGCTGCGGAAGTATCCCGATCTGAATGGGATCTACGCCACCTACCCCGAGGGGACGCTGGCCGCGGCGCGCGTGGCCGCGGAGCGAGACGCCGCCAAGCTCCGCATCATCGGCCACGGCGATTCCACCGCGCTCCGGACCGACATCCGGAACGGCGTCGTTCAAGCCTCGATCGTGGAGTATCCCTACCGGATGGGGAATACCGCGGTACGGGAGATGCTCCGCTATTTCCGGGAAGGCCGGGTCCATATCACCAGCAACATCCGGGTGAATCTGCTCGACCGGGCCCAGCTGTCGCGGCCCGCGCCGGGAGGGCGGCCATGA
- a CDS encoding sensor histidine kinase, producing MKETGAGGYFPIRWKLIAYFIVFMLLTVLIGLYVNLGLKLSTRFFGEILDEYNYLEMLGEKVYAVRFYTENYLADDSSANLEKCLAAAADLRDRTENIAVYLSLSEHAAKYHSYLDLARSLARYGDLFEKTVAARRTGRLETTYANNYQLLASADLIAKYLANLINRTAVWGNERFSRLNAQTRRIEYLSYALAVVIGLLSIVFCLNFAFGITRPLGQMVQMAEKIGAGNFLVREVAVQSGDELQTIAGVFNRMSRNIHDLFEETQQKALLEGELKEAKMRKLEVENRLREAEIQVLQSQVNPHFLYNTLNAIAQVAILEEAGETGVLIKAVARLLRYNLRSLDQPVTVSAELEHIREYIYIMSVRYGERVDCQVHFPDTVGRYLIPCMTLQPILENAYIHGVAPLNGRRGIIRIALTQTDQRLRIEIADNGVGMTAERLAAARSEEAPRPAGNRKPQAQRSGLGLANVRKRLELFYREKNLLTITSQPGQGTRVVLDLPAREEAARDVSSDDRR from the coding sequence ATGAAAGAAACCGGAGCCGGCGGCTATTTCCCGATCCGCTGGAAACTCATCGCCTACTTCATCGTATTCATGCTGCTGACAGTGTTGATCGGGCTCTATGTCAATCTGGGCCTGAAGCTGTCGACCCGGTTCTTCGGGGAGATCCTCGACGAGTACAACTACCTTGAGATGCTGGGGGAAAAAGTATACGCGGTGCGGTTTTACACCGAGAATTATTTGGCCGACGACAGTTCCGCCAATCTCGAAAAATGCCTGGCCGCCGCGGCCGATCTGCGGGACCGGACCGAAAACATCGCCGTGTACCTGTCGCTTTCGGAGCATGCCGCCAAATACCATAGCTACCTCGATCTGGCCCGAAGCCTGGCCCGGTATGGCGATCTTTTTGAGAAGACGGTCGCCGCCCGGCGGACCGGCCGGCTGGAGACGACCTACGCCAATAACTATCAATTGCTGGCCAGCGCCGATCTGATCGCCAAATACCTCGCGAACCTCATCAACCGCACCGCCGTCTGGGGCAACGAACGGTTCAGCCGCTTGAACGCGCAGACCCGGCGGATTGAGTATCTCTCCTATGCCCTGGCCGTCGTCATCGGGCTGCTGAGCATCGTCTTCTGCCTCAACTTCGCCTTCGGGATCACCCGGCCCCTGGGGCAGATGGTGCAGATGGCGGAAAAGATCGGCGCCGGAAACTTCCTTGTCCGCGAAGTCGCGGTTCAATCCGGGGATGAATTGCAGACCATCGCCGGAGTCTTCAACCGGATGTCCCGCAACATCCACGACCTTTTTGAGGAAACCCAGCAAAAAGCCTTGCTCGAAGGGGAGCTAAAAGAAGCCAAAATGCGCAAACTGGAGGTGGAAAACCGGTTGCGGGAGGCGGAGATTCAAGTGTTGCAGTCTCAGGTGAATCCGCATTTTTTATACAATACGCTGAACGCCATCGCCCAGGTGGCCATCTTGGAAGAGGCCGGCGAGACCGGGGTGCTGATCAAGGCGGTCGCCCGCTTGCTCCGCTACAACCTGCGTTCCCTGGACCAGCCGGTCACGGTCTCCGCCGAGCTGGAACATATCCGGGAATACATCTATATCATGAGCGTCCGCTATGGCGAGCGGGTCGACTGCCAAGTGCACTTTCCCGACACGGTGGGGCGGTACCTGATTCCTTGCATGACGCTCCAGCCGATTCTGGAGAACGCTTATATTCACGGCGTGGCGCCATTGAACGGGCGCCGGGGGATCATCCGGATCGCGCTGACCCAGACGGACCAGCGGCTGCGGATCGAGATCGCCGACAACGGGGTGGGGATGACCGCCGAGCGGCTGGCGGCGGCCCGGAGCGAGGAAGCGCCGCGGCCGGCCGGGAACCGGAAGCCCCAGGCGCAACGGAGCGGCCTGGGCCTGGCCAATGTCCGGAAAAGGCTGGAGCTGTTTTACCGGGAGAAGAATCTTTTGACCATCACCAGCCAGCCGGGGCAGGGCACCCGGGTCGTCCTGGACCTGCCGGCGCGAGAGGAGGCAGCGCGCGATGTATCGTCTGATGATCGTCGATGA
- a CDS encoding response regulator has translation MYRLMIVDDEPIVLKAISHVVETSCQEMEIVGRTGSGMEAVALALREKPDILMIDIELTGLNGLDAAAEIKKALPDLLIVIISAYDNFQYAKQGITLGVMDYLLKPVARDDIIAILGAAARRLEEQRSKAREQLELKDRLSKMKPFLEEDLFFTLLYPGTGRHSLGDYPQLLDLHFAHGQAIEVSGPDSGRLTEGFERYKQLIRNQLAGVRNLLFGPVIGRTSLLLLGYDNLPPDPPSQWRQIQQRFQSELDFSATIILGRILPGFDGMVQSFQELRRLAWQHDSRPGGVYRIEELPPSGRQELSVLYQDEQEFFEAMKQGQGELAQLIFGDLHRLATAVLGSDLPSLKDYFRGIIAVLRWIFYENAPAGAKQCWDGQEALRQINRSGAPAEIGVVFDGIIRELTHLIAGGAFPEKNPEIRAAVAFMEQNYHRDLTLPDIAAAVAISPGYLTKLFKEYRNQTVMDLLERIRIEQGLKLLKETALSIKEIAGRVGYRDPNYFSKVFKKVTNASPTEIRHEQTEARS, from the coding sequence ATGTATCGTCTGATGATCGTCGATGACGAGCCGATTGTGCTAAAGGCGATTTCGCATGTGGTGGAGACATCCTGCCAGGAGATGGAGATCGTCGGCAGGACCGGCAGCGGCATGGAAGCGGTCGCCCTGGCCCTGCGCGAAAAGCCGGACATTCTGATGATCGATATCGAGCTGACCGGGCTGAACGGCCTGGATGCCGCCGCGGAGATCAAAAAAGCGCTCCCCGACCTGCTGATCGTGATCATCTCGGCCTACGACAATTTCCAATACGCCAAGCAGGGCATCACGTTGGGAGTCATGGACTACCTGCTGAAGCCGGTGGCCCGGGACGATATCATCGCGATCCTGGGGGCGGCGGCGCGGCGTTTGGAGGAGCAGCGGAGCAAGGCCCGGGAACAATTGGAGTTGAAAGACAGGCTGAGTAAAATGAAGCCGTTTTTGGAGGAAGACCTGTTCTTTACGCTGCTTTATCCGGGGACCGGCCGGCATTCGCTCGGGGACTATCCCCAGTTGCTCGATCTGCACTTCGCCCACGGTCAGGCGATCGAAGTCTCCGGGCCGGACAGCGGCCGGCTGACGGAAGGTTTTGAACGCTATAAACAGCTGATTCGAAACCAGCTGGCCGGTGTCAGAAACCTCTTGTTCGGACCGGTAATCGGCCGCACTTCGTTGCTGCTCCTGGGCTACGACAATCTTCCCCCAGACCCGCCGTCCCAGTGGCGCCAGATTCAGCAGCGGTTCCAAAGCGAGCTGGATTTCTCCGCCACCATCATTTTGGGCAGGATCCTGCCGGGTTTCGACGGCATGGTCCAATCCTTTCAGGAATTGCGCCGTTTGGCCTGGCAACACGACTCCCGGCCCGGCGGCGTGTACCGTATCGAGGAATTGCCCCCCTCGGGCCGTCAGGAATTGAGCGTTTTGTACCAGGATGAACAGGAGTTCTTCGAAGCCATGAAACAAGGCCAGGGCGAACTGGCGCAACTGATCTTCGGCGATCTCCACCGGCTGGCCACGGCCGTGCTCGGGAGCGATCTGCCGTCGCTCAAGGATTATTTCCGGGGAATCATCGCCGTCCTGCGGTGGATCTTCTATGAAAACGCGCCGGCCGGGGCCAAGCAGTGCTGGGACGGCCAGGAAGCGTTGCGGCAGATCAATCGCAGCGGCGCTCCAGCCGAGATCGGCGTGGTCTTCGACGGCATCATCCGGGAATTGACCCATTTGATCGCGGGCGGAGCCTTTCCGGAGAAAAATCCGGAGATCCGGGCGGCGGTCGCTTTTATGGAGCAAAACTACCACCGCGACCTGACGCTGCCGGACATCGCGGCGGCGGTGGCCATCAGCCCGGGCTATCTGACCAAGCTGTTCAAAGAGTACCGCAATCAGACGGTTATGGATCTGCTGGAACGGATCCGGATCGAACAGGGCCTGAAACTCTTGAAGGAAACCGCGCTTTCCATCAAGGAGATCGCCGGCCGGGTCGGTTATCGCGATCCCAATTATTTCAGTAAGGTCTTTAAGAAAGTGACCAACGCTTCGCCCACGGAAATCCGGCACGAACAGACGGAGGCCCGGAGTTGA
- a CDS encoding substrate-binding domain-containing protein, translating to MTRFLKEHWLLVLAVFLLFLMSVPLCYFSVFSARLDPRSAEFGLFAEPEGAPRIGICLNDLAELRWTVERAVWSGAARERRIPIQIRIAHHSLERQIRQIRYYMAQRVRVLILVPVSRDGLRAVLQEASGRGMKILLYDELTLGPADFYYGIDYHALGREQAAAVVAAAGPGNYLLFRGPADSEKADWLAGGQLEALRQAERQPVRLQSTVELPRWSAEQAAIKARSLLIHQKIRAILTPSDLIAEEIGRTLAGQQPPYSFLAGLGAEPALRERIKAGGRALTLQVDYAQLARAAFDGARQLLDGGVPAKNAAVGLDSARLPAWLLRNFTVVSR from the coding sequence TTGACCAGGTTCTTGAAAGAACATTGGCTTTTGGTGCTGGCCGTTTTTTTGTTGTTTTTGATGTCGGTGCCGCTCTGCTACTTCAGCGTCTTCTCCGCGAGGCTCGACCCGCGGTCCGCCGAGTTCGGCCTTTTTGCCGAACCGGAGGGGGCGCCGCGGATCGGAATCTGCCTGAATGACCTGGCGGAACTCCGCTGGACCGTCGAGCGGGCCGTCTGGTCCGGCGCAGCCCGGGAACGGCGGATCCCGATCCAGATCCGCATCGCCCACCATTCCCTGGAACGGCAGATCCGCCAGATTCGCTATTATATGGCCCAAAGAGTCCGGGTTCTGATCTTGGTTCCGGTGAGCCGCGACGGATTGCGGGCTGTTCTACAGGAAGCTTCGGGACGGGGAATGAAGATCCTTCTCTACGACGAGCTCACCCTGGGACCGGCCGACTTCTACTACGGCATCGACTACCACGCGCTGGGCAGGGAACAGGCGGCAGCGGTCGTGGCCGCGGCCGGGCCTGGAAATTATCTGCTGTTTCGCGGTCCGGCCGACAGCGAGAAGGCGGATTGGCTCGCCGGGGGGCAGCTGGAGGCGCTCCGTCAGGCGGAGCGGCAACCGGTGCGCTTGCAATCCACGGTCGAATTGCCCCGCTGGTCGGCGGAGCAAGCGGCGATAAAGGCCCGGAGCCTTTTGATTCACCAGAAAATCCGGGCGATTCTGACCCCGTCCGACCTGATCGCCGAGGAGATCGGCCGGACGCTGGCGGGCCAGCAACCGCCCTATTCTTTCCTGGCCGGCCTCGGCGCGGAGCCGGCGCTCCGGGAGCGGATCAAGGCGGGCGGGCGGGCGCTCACGTTGCAGGTGGATTATGCGCAATTGGCCCGGGCCGCCTTTGACGGCGCCCGGCAGCTGCTCGACGGCGGCGTCCCGGCGAAAAACGCCGCGGTCGGACTTGACTCGGCCCGGCTCCCCGCCTG